The Malus sylvestris chromosome 12, drMalSylv7.2, whole genome shotgun sequence genome contains a region encoding:
- the LOC126593937 gene encoding probable serine/threonine-protein kinase WNK9 isoform X2, giving the protein MVSHILNQISLSLWKLIQLGDMADYRAFDEYEGMEVAWNQVKLYDFLQSPEDLERLYCEIHLLKTLKHGNIMKFYTSWVDPANRNINFVTEMFTSGTLKQYRLKHKRVNIRAVKHWCRQILRGLLYLHSHDPPVIHRDLKCDNIFINGNQGEVKIGDLGLAAILRKSQAAHCVGTPEFMAPEVYEEAYNELVDIYSFGMCILEMVTFEYPYSECSHPVQIYKKVVSGKKPDALYKVKDPEVRQFVEKCLATASLRLSARELLNDRFLQMDECEYDLRSLDYSRQLDNMGPFVRQPLLELHQSNSSFSNGYSNGYNFDAPNEWGYQPVDVESTGIELFEHREDDHSEDVGMSIKGNRIEDGGIFFRLRITDKGGRVRNIYFTFDTENDTALSVSTEMVAELVMTDQDITRIADMIDGVISLLVPDWQSGPGLVETPPCANQSFCHNYVSNHTSSGSMMEYLSNHPSAKDLQAIQCCKHGCPSMHGRFEEITYQVDESEHHVKGGAPNESSQSDCPQYQEIWGQQPHESRELSSVGSGQSHSDEEYEKMDHLVTVEDEQDPQLENTTASGARNSIRNLSGLHSISILSKSSLNASKVHKIDNGFLSSVVSNTLQGINNIVLSKSCAYDHRHITPDFLANLEKSCPNLESQRARNCEAMESPKENVITANSLYTGSLLPHSLRRAVSLPVDAVDL; this is encoded by the exons ATGGTCTCTCACATCTTGAACCAGATTTCTCTGAGTTTGTGGAAGTTGATCCAACTGGGAGATATGGCAGA TTACAGAGCATTTGATGAGTATGAAGGGATGGAAGTTGCTTGGAACCAGGTCAAGCTCTATGATTTCCTGCAGAGCCCTGAAGATCTTGAGAGGCTCTACTGTGAAATCCACCTCCTCAAGACATTGAAGCACGGAAACATCATGAAGTTCTACACTTCCTGGGTTGATCCTGCCAACAGAAACATCAATTTTGTCACTGAAATGTTCACCTCTGGGACCCTTAAGCA GTATAGGTTAAAGCACAAGAGAGTAAACATTAGAGCAGTGAAGCATTGGTGTAGGCAGATCTTGAGAGGGCTTCTGTATCTCCATAGCCATGACCCTCCTGTGATCCATAGAGATCTCAAGTGTGACAATATCTTCATCAATGGAAACCAAGGGGAAGTGAAGATTGGTGACCTTGGTTTAGCTGCAATCTTAAGGAAATCGCAGGCCGCGCACTGCGTTG GGACACCAGAGTTCATGGCTCCTGAAGTGTATGAAGAGGCATATAATGAGCTAGTTGACATTTATTCATTTGGGATGTGCATTTTGGAAATGGTCACTTTCGAATATCCGTATAGCGAATGCTCTCATCCTGTACAGATCTACAAGAAAGTTGTTTCT GGTAAAAAACCAGATGCTTTGTACAAAGTTAAAGATCCAGAAGTACGACAATTCGTTGAGAAATGCTTGGCAACTGCGTCGTTGAGGCTCTCTGCAAGGGAGCTTTTAAACGACCGTTTTCTCCAAATGGATGAATGTGAATATGATTTGAGATCACTAGATTATAGTAGGCAGCTAGATAACATGGGTCCTTTTGTAAGGCAGCCTCTATTAGAGCTTCATCAAAGCAACAGTTCCTTTAGTAATGGATACTCGAATGGTTACAATTTCGATGCCCCAAATGAGTGGGGCTATCAGCCTGTTGATGTAGAATCAACTGGAATCGAACTGTTTGAGCATCGTGAGGATGATCATTCTGAAGATGTCGGCATGAGTATTAAAGGGAATAGAATAGAAGACGGTGGTATCTTTTTTAGACTTAGAATTACAGATAAAGGAG GTCGTGTACGCAACATTTATTTCACATTTGACACCGAGAATGATACAGCATTGAGTGTGTCAACTGAAATGGTTGCAGAGTTGGTTATGACCGATCAAGATATAACCAGAATAGCAGATATGATTGATGGGGTAATTTCCTTGTTGGTACCCGATTGGCAGTCAGGACCAGGACTAGTGGAAACACCCCCGTGTGCTAATCAAAGCTTTTGTCACAATTATGTTTCTAATCACACCTCTAGTGGTTCCATgatggagtatctgtcgaaccACCCTAGCGCCAAGGACTTGCAAGCTATTCAATGTTGTAAACATGGTTGTCCTTCAATGCACGGTCGTTTTGAGGAGATTACATACCAAGTTGATGAGTCTGAGCATCATGTGAAAGGGGGTGCACCAAATGAATCAAGCCAATCAGACTGCCCTCAATACCAAGAAATTTGGGGACAGCAACCACACGAAAGTCGAGAACTTAGTTCAGTAGGCTCGGGACAAAGCCATTCTGACGAAGAATATGAGAAAATGGATCACTTAGtcacagttgaagatgagcaaGATCCTCAATTGGAAAACACTACAGCATCAGGCGCAAGAAATTCCATTAGAAACTTATCCGGTTTACATTCTATTTCCATCCTCTCAAAATCTTCACTGAATGCAAGTAAAGTACACAAAATAGACAACGGGTTCTTATCATCTGTGGTATCAAACACATTACAAGGAATCAACAACATAGTTCTTTCGAAATCTTGCGCTTATGATCACCGACACATAACTCCGGATTTCCTTGCAAATCTTGAAAAGAGCTGCCCCAATTTGGAATCCCAAAGGGCCCGAAATTGCGAGGCGATGGAGTCTCCCAAGGAGAATGTGATCACTGCCAATAGTTTATACACAGGCTCACTGCTTCCTCACTCTCTTCGCAGGGCAGTTTCTCTCCCAGTTGATGCTGTTGATTTATAA
- the LOC126593937 gene encoding probable serine/threonine-protein kinase WNK9 isoform X1: protein MNGLSHLEPDFSEFVEVDPTGRYGRYNEILGKGASKTVYRAFDEYEGMEVAWNQVKLYDFLQSPEDLERLYCEIHLLKTLKHGNIMKFYTSWVDPANRNINFVTEMFTSGTLKQYRLKHKRVNIRAVKHWCRQILRGLLYLHSHDPPVIHRDLKCDNIFINGNQGEVKIGDLGLAAILRKSQAAHCVGTPEFMAPEVYEEAYNELVDIYSFGMCILEMVTFEYPYSECSHPVQIYKKVVSGKKPDALYKVKDPEVRQFVEKCLATASLRLSARELLNDRFLQMDECEYDLRSLDYSRQLDNMGPFVRQPLLELHQSNSSFSNGYSNGYNFDAPNEWGYQPVDVESTGIELFEHREDDHSEDVGMSIKGNRIEDGGIFFRLRITDKGGRVRNIYFTFDTENDTALSVSTEMVAELVMTDQDITRIADMIDGVISLLVPDWQSGPGLVETPPCANQSFCHNYVSNHTSSGSMMEYLSNHPSAKDLQAIQCCKHGCPSMHGRFEEITYQVDESEHHVKGGAPNESSQSDCPQYQEIWGQQPHESRELSSVGSGQSHSDEEYEKMDHLVTVEDEQDPQLENTTASGARNSIRNLSGLHSISILSKSSLNASKVHKIDNGFLSSVVSNTLQGINNIVLSKSCAYDHRHITPDFLANLEKSCPNLESQRARNCEAMESPKENVITANSLYTGSLLPHSLRRAVSLPVDAVDL from the exons ATGAATGGTCTCTCACATCTTGAACCAGATTTCTCTGAGTTTGTGGAAGTTGATCCAACTGGGAGATATGGCAGA TACAATGAAATCCTTGGCAAAGGAGCTTCTAAGACAGT TTACAGAGCATTTGATGAGTATGAAGGGATGGAAGTTGCTTGGAACCAGGTCAAGCTCTATGATTTCCTGCAGAGCCCTGAAGATCTTGAGAGGCTCTACTGTGAAATCCACCTCCTCAAGACATTGAAGCACGGAAACATCATGAAGTTCTACACTTCCTGGGTTGATCCTGCCAACAGAAACATCAATTTTGTCACTGAAATGTTCACCTCTGGGACCCTTAAGCA GTATAGGTTAAAGCACAAGAGAGTAAACATTAGAGCAGTGAAGCATTGGTGTAGGCAGATCTTGAGAGGGCTTCTGTATCTCCATAGCCATGACCCTCCTGTGATCCATAGAGATCTCAAGTGTGACAATATCTTCATCAATGGAAACCAAGGGGAAGTGAAGATTGGTGACCTTGGTTTAGCTGCAATCTTAAGGAAATCGCAGGCCGCGCACTGCGTTG GGACACCAGAGTTCATGGCTCCTGAAGTGTATGAAGAGGCATATAATGAGCTAGTTGACATTTATTCATTTGGGATGTGCATTTTGGAAATGGTCACTTTCGAATATCCGTATAGCGAATGCTCTCATCCTGTACAGATCTACAAGAAAGTTGTTTCT GGTAAAAAACCAGATGCTTTGTACAAAGTTAAAGATCCAGAAGTACGACAATTCGTTGAGAAATGCTTGGCAACTGCGTCGTTGAGGCTCTCTGCAAGGGAGCTTTTAAACGACCGTTTTCTCCAAATGGATGAATGTGAATATGATTTGAGATCACTAGATTATAGTAGGCAGCTAGATAACATGGGTCCTTTTGTAAGGCAGCCTCTATTAGAGCTTCATCAAAGCAACAGTTCCTTTAGTAATGGATACTCGAATGGTTACAATTTCGATGCCCCAAATGAGTGGGGCTATCAGCCTGTTGATGTAGAATCAACTGGAATCGAACTGTTTGAGCATCGTGAGGATGATCATTCTGAAGATGTCGGCATGAGTATTAAAGGGAATAGAATAGAAGACGGTGGTATCTTTTTTAGACTTAGAATTACAGATAAAGGAG GTCGTGTACGCAACATTTATTTCACATTTGACACCGAGAATGATACAGCATTGAGTGTGTCAACTGAAATGGTTGCAGAGTTGGTTATGACCGATCAAGATATAACCAGAATAGCAGATATGATTGATGGGGTAATTTCCTTGTTGGTACCCGATTGGCAGTCAGGACCAGGACTAGTGGAAACACCCCCGTGTGCTAATCAAAGCTTTTGTCACAATTATGTTTCTAATCACACCTCTAGTGGTTCCATgatggagtatctgtcgaaccACCCTAGCGCCAAGGACTTGCAAGCTATTCAATGTTGTAAACATGGTTGTCCTTCAATGCACGGTCGTTTTGAGGAGATTACATACCAAGTTGATGAGTCTGAGCATCATGTGAAAGGGGGTGCACCAAATGAATCAAGCCAATCAGACTGCCCTCAATACCAAGAAATTTGGGGACAGCAACCACACGAAAGTCGAGAACTTAGTTCAGTAGGCTCGGGACAAAGCCATTCTGACGAAGAATATGAGAAAATGGATCACTTAGtcacagttgaagatgagcaaGATCCTCAATTGGAAAACACTACAGCATCAGGCGCAAGAAATTCCATTAGAAACTTATCCGGTTTACATTCTATTTCCATCCTCTCAAAATCTTCACTGAATGCAAGTAAAGTACACAAAATAGACAACGGGTTCTTATCATCTGTGGTATCAAACACATTACAAGGAATCAACAACATAGTTCTTTCGAAATCTTGCGCTTATGATCACCGACACATAACTCCGGATTTCCTTGCAAATCTTGAAAAGAGCTGCCCCAATTTGGAATCCCAAAGGGCCCGAAATTGCGAGGCGATGGAGTCTCCCAAGGAGAATGTGATCACTGCCAATAGTTTATACACAGGCTCACTGCTTCCTCACTCTCTTCGCAGGGCAGTTTCTCTCCCAGTTGATGCTGTTGATTTATAA
- the LOC126592644 gene encoding uncharacterized protein LOC126592644 — protein MIPACFGQPNTPTSSSQVPQNLITCIYQTQLCNSPTYLTLTWSKTFFSHSLTIHASDSFSFTVSFNPSTFSFFRTRPGSKSISLTHSKHKRIKLYWDFTRADFTHNSAEAESCFYIAISCNARLEFFLGDLLDDLMGRSGLVPTHKLGKPALLSRREHVFGHRNYISRAQFLGSKHEIGIECSEGTLRLKVDGITSLVVKRLAWKFRGNEKIFVGGVEFEFYWDVFNWVNNEGGSNGNGHGVFVFQVGDGGVWPEMVGPEKKLMRKSLSMSTASTTVPSIASLSPSPSCSSVLQWAEESSDGGRSSCSSSTRSCGSNGGFSLLLYAWKRD, from the coding sequence ATGATCCCAGCATGTTTCGGCCAGCCCAACACACCCACAAGCAGCTCTCAAGTGCCCCAAAACCTCATAACCTGCATATAccaaactcagctttgcaacTCTCCCACATATCTCACTCTCACCTGGTCCAAAACCTTCTTCTCTCACTCCCTCACCATCCATGCCTCTGACTCGTTCTCCTTCACCGTCTCCTTCAACCCATCAACCTTCTCGTTCTTTCGAACCAGACCGGGCTCCAAATCCATCTCTCTAACCCACAGCAAACACAAAAGAATCAAGCTCTACTGGGACTTCACCCGGGCTGACTTCACTCACAACTCCGCCGAGGCCGAGTCATGCTTCTACATCGCCATTTCTTGCAATGCAAGGCTTGAATTCTTTCTTGGGGATCTTCTGGACGATTTGATGGGGCGATCAGGGTTAGTTCCGACTCACAAGCTCGGCAAACCAGCACTACTGTCAAGGCGGGAACATGTGTTTGGACACAGGAATTACATATCCAGAGCTCAGTTCTTGGGATCCAAACACGAAATTGGAATAGAGTGTAGTGAAGGTACACTTCGACTAAAAGTAGACGGAATAACAAGCCTAGTTGTCAAAAGGTTGGCTTGGAAATTCAGAGGCAATGAGAAGATTTTTGTTGGCGGAGtagaatttgaattttattgGGATGTCTTCAATTGGGTTAATAATGAAGGTGGTAGTAATGGGAACGGTCATGGTGTGTTTGTATTTCAAGTCGGCGATGGTGGAGTGTGGCCGGAAATGGTAGGTCCTGAAAAGAAGTTGATGAGGAAGAGCTTGTCAATGTCGACTGCTTCGACAACAGTGCCGTCAATTGCCTCGCTGTCTCCATCACCATCGTGCTCGAGCGTGCTGCAATGGGCAGAGGAAAGTAGTGATGGGGGGAGGAGTTCATGTTCTTCATCAACTAGGTCATGTGGTAGTAATGGGGGGTTTTCTCTGTTGTTGTATGCTTGGAAGAGGGATTGA